One window of the Lycorma delicatula isolate Av1 chromosome 3, ASM4794821v1, whole genome shotgun sequence genome contains the following:
- the LOC142321159 gene encoding zinc finger MYM-type protein 1-like, which translates to MLTCSIGNAQYTSPRKQNEIIEVCNNLIVQNLMKELNAFSCFSILIGETSEISGLEQLSLCVHYVDRENLSVKETFLQFIPLYDVTGKGIATVILDKLHSLNVNIYKICGQEYDGAMSMSGKVNGVQAHVKEIILSALYVHCSTHSLILAVSSAWEETAIRNCMGTISSLYKFLNIPKRQHVLKSEISEMETTTSCCEKYIQLCATH; encoded by the coding sequence ATGTTGACATGTAGTATTGGAAATGCACAGTACACCAGTCCTAGAAAACAGAATGAAATCATTGAAGTGTGCAACAACCTGATTGTTCAAAATCTCATGAAAGAACTTAATGCCTTCAGTTGTTTCTCTATTCTCATCGGTGAGACATCAGAAATATCAGGCTTAGAACAATTATCACTGTGTGTTCATTATGTTGATAGAGAAAATTTATCTGTGAAGGAAACTTTTCTACAATTCATACCATTATATGATGTGACTGGAAAAGGAATCGCAACAGTGATATTGGACAAGTTGcattcattaaatgtaaacatatataaGATTTGTGGTCAAGAGTATGACGGAGCTATGTCCATGTCAGGAAAAGTAAATGGAGTCCAGGcacatgtaaaggaaataattttatcagcTTTATATGTCCACTGCTCAACACACAGCCTTATCTTAGCTGTATCCAGTGCTTGGGAAGAAACTGCCATTAGAAACTGTATGGGTACAATATCAAGTCTGTACAAATTTCTTAATATCCCTAAAAGGCAACATGTTTTAAAATCGGAAATAAGTGAAATGGAAACTACAACTTCATGCTGTGAAAAATACATTCAACTTTGTGCAACACATTAG